The genomic region TTTTTACTAGTTCTAACTAGTGTAAAATAGAATCTTGTACTACCActttgagcttttattttgaaggctaCAACCAGAAAAGATTTCCCCACTATTTGTTttgacttgtttgtgtgtctgactccTGCTTTAGTGTGAAACTCTCCTGTGCTTCTACATGTGTGTCGTTACCCCTGCTAACCCAGGACTTTTAGTTGAGTGCCATGCAGTCAGATCATCAGCGGCCTTTTAATACAAGTGTATTTAATGATGTCATTGTGtgattttataaaataatttaaaatggataaataaatgcaaCCTAATTTATTTAAGGTCTGTTTTGATATATTTCAAGGATGATTTTATACAAGTTAAATATAAAAGTACTTGATTTGATTCCTGCACCATTGAATACAACTTTAAAAGTACGTTTATATCAATTCAACTATGAAACATAAATATAAGGATACCATCACAAGTCTACTAAGCACAAACGTTTACTTTTCATACTTTAAGTAGCTGTATGATTACTAAAGTGACTGTATAATATGGAGTATTTGCAATTTGCAGTACATATACTTTACACTGTTGTACAACGACTTTTACTTTAGTTACGCAAGCACAACATGTGTATGTCTTACTCATATATAATATACCTATGTGTTTATCTTCCTGTGCTTATTAAAACTATTAAATATCAGTAGAGTTCATCCACCACTAACTTGATTCAatcaatattatattatatacaataatataatataatataacatgatataatttgatataatataatataatgcaagataaaataatgtaaaataacataACATGATATAATATTATACGATATAACAAGATCATAGGAGCATATACTGCTGTTGGGTGCTGTTAGCAGTTGTTAGCAGTTAGCTGCTGTGTTTCACCAGGTCCTCTTGTCTGAGTGTGAAGTTGAAGAAGCCTGTGTCATGTGAGAACAAAGACCTCGCTGAGTTTACAATTACAACAAGCTAACTAAGACAAGCTCACTACTACAAGCTAACTACCACATGCTAATTAAAAAAGAACTAATTACAACAAGCTAACTACCACAAGctaattaaaacaaactaaTTACAACAAGCTAACTACCACATGCTAATTAAAAAAGAACTAATTACAACAAGCTAACTACCACAAGCTAACTACAACAATCTAACTACAACATGCATCTTAAAAaagaactaactacaacaatcTAACTACCACATGctaattaaaacaaactaaTTACAACAAACTAACTACAACAATCTAACTACCACATGctaattaaaacaaactaaTTACATCAAGCTAACTAAGACAAGCTAACTACAACAAGCTAACTACCACATGctaattaaaacaaactaaTTACAACAAGCTAATTACAACAAGCTAACTACCACATGctaattaaaacaaactaaTTACAACAAGCTAACTTGAAATTACACATAACTGGGATTTGTCAGCTGATTAAAATGACTagaatttattataatttaacattGATGAATTATTTTGATGTTGTGAGCGATTCGGTTTAGATTTAAACCATCAAACAGCTTTAAGTTCCTCATTAAAAGACATTTAATAGGTTTTTGCTGCCAACAGGAAACTTCTTTCATTAAAAGCATGACCTCTGTCACATGTGCTCTtaatgaaaacagatgtttggGTTTGTGTGAGTTCCTGATCCAGATATTTTAATGAAGACATGATCTGCTGGTGACTGATCTTTCAATAATTAACGAATTAATCACTAAAGGGATGGATTCAAAACCGGAGCTGAAAGGTAAGCCAGCTGTTTCTTTGAATGACCGGTGAGACCCACACACTTATTACAATATATTAAAACAGTATGTTGTTATGAAATAAATCACAGAATGAAGGTAAAGCCGTGTTGATTAATAACACATTTCAGTTTGTCTAAGATTCTCATGGATCAGCCGATTCAGTTAGggtggtgacctctgaccccgacctgcagcagcagagggcgctgtccGGCCTCCCTCCAGCGGTCCTGCTGGTGAAGGAGGAGCTGTCAACACTGATGCTGGGCCCACAGGTGAGTTACAGAGCTGTGGACCAATGGAGAGGAGGCGTCATCTTCATGTGACCCGGCTCGGCTGGCAGCGTGTGACCCGATGTTACTCCACCTCCTGACCTCAAGGCTTCTGGAGCTTCATCAAGAAATACAGATGGAGAGCCTGCTTGACACCAGGTTGACCTGCAGGAGTGAGTATCTGCTGGATGACACAGTAAACtaacatacattttattttagttcataatttatattttaggtGTATATATATCATCCGGTCATGATGGGGGATCCTGACCATAGACTACGatcacaacaagactgcttgatatataatatttctcctcagatactcgaccgttactgacaataatccatcaggtCATTGAGCTTCAGTTCcgctacaaagtgtttattctaatcaaagctgtaaacactctgatctttctgatgtcctctgtTACACGAGACATCTGTTGCTctagtgtccgtcctgggagacagATCCTCACacgtgtctctgaggtttccacCTTCTTCACCTGttaaagggttttagtagtttgactcttgttgagggtgaagaacagaggacgtctcaccttgttaaagactatgagacaaactgataTGATGCTTATACAGGGGACAACATCAGCAGGAAGTCACGTCCACAGGAACCACAGCGTCACCATCAGACACTGGACGCCCTTCAGCAGCAGAGCTTCGGCTGCAGCTCATCTGTTTTTACATAGTTTACCATAACAGAAGTTTTGCTATGATgtcactttactttttttttatcgtcAACGAGTCAGACGAAGATTTTCTACCTGGTTCACATCATCCTGTGCTttttgctcagtgtgtgtgtttgagagagagagatatggaaTGATCTAAGTAGTATTATATACTCACATAAATGCCagtactatacagtatgaaACCGAGCATATTccgctcctgcaaatatttcaaaatataaatcCTTCTTACAACAAATTGAAAGGATTCAGTCACAGAAGCGCAGGAGGGCTCTTATCTGGAAAACGGCTCTAAAGCAGCATGTGTGTCTCTTCTGTTAAAATGGATGCGGACTGGAAACAGACGTTCACTGCGCTCCTATTACTGACGTTACGGTGACGTCTCCATCGTTTACGGCAaaacaggaacaggaaatgacgTAGTTCACATGGGCTGAAGAAGCGCGGAAGTTCAGGTTGAAATGAGTGAAAGCGGCGCTCAGGTTTGAATACGTTactttatattacatttaactAAGTAATCAGATTATTTGTGTTTAAGGTCAACGCCCAGTTTTATTTAAGGAGCTGTCacgtgttttctgtttcacgATTGAGTCTGAAATATTTTCCAAAGTAAAAGTTGGGCGAAAAACCGCAGCTTACATGTATTGATAAAGAATCACCAGCAGGTGGAGAACTGGTAGTAAGAGTAATAGAGTACCAGTAGTAACAGTAACTGAGTTAGTGTAGTAACAGTTATAGAGTAAGACAAGTAGTAAATCGATTTTCAGGGCCTGTCTGGTTTAAAGGACTTTCTGTTGTGGACTGCCCTGTGTTTAATACAGGAGGTGGCACAGTCTATGACCTGGAGAAGACAACGTGTTTAATACAGGAGGTGGCACAGTCTATGACCTGGAGAACACAAAGTGTTTAATACAGGAGGTGGCACAGTCTATGACCTGGAGAACACAAAGTGTTTAATACAGGAGGTGGCACAGTCTATGACCTGGACAACACAAAGTGTTTAATACAGGAGGTGGCACAGTCTATGACCTGGAGAACACAAAGTGTTTAATACAGGAGGTGGCACAGTCTATGACCTGGAGAACACAAAGTGTTTAATACAGGAGGTGGCACAGTCTATGACCTGGAGAAGACAACGTGTTTAATACAGGAGGTGGCACAGTCTATGACCTGGAGAACACAAAGTGTTTAACACAGGAGGTGGCACAGTCTATGACGTAGTGCAGTGTCTCAACAACAGAGTgatgagttgtgtgtctgtgcagctgtTTGCACGTCTGGAGGCTCGTCGCTGTCTGAAGGAGATCGAACCTCGTCTGTTTCCTGAAGATGGCGGACCCGACCATGGTGAGTGACCAGGTGCAGTCAGTTCATAGATCCGGTCACCACATGTCATGTGATCTTAATGATTTCATTCTGTGATACACTAGACTCGTACATATGTTCCGCCTCTTCAGAGTCATAACTAAACGTGAACACACCCACGAGACACATGTTGATAGGTGACATCACATCCTAAGGATGACATCACATGTCAACTCAGCTGCTTTCattttgatgatgtcatttctctctgttttcaggTGAGGTGGTGGAGCTGTATGGAACAGAGGGAACAGGTGAGGTCACTGAACAGGTAACGGCTGTGACTGCACTTCCTGTGCGGATGtctgttttattgtgtgtgtgtgtgtgtgtgcgtgcgtgcgtgcgtgtgtgtgtcaggtaaGACGGAGCTGCTGTACCACCTGCTGTGTCGCTGTGTGTTGCCGAAGGCTGCTGGTGGACTGGAGGTGGACGTTGTGTTTGTGGACACAAACTACAGTCTGGACATGTTACGACTGGTCAGCATCATCGACAGCAGACTGAACCCAGGTACTGAACACACtccctcacacatgcacacgcacacacacacattcaagctCTAAGCttcgttgtctctctctctcttcatgtgTGTCCAGCTCTCTCTACCAGCTCGCCCATAGCTGGGTCAGATGAGGAGGCGTTGCGTTCGTGTCTGTCTCGCCTCCTGGTCgtccactgctcctcctcctcccagctcctcctcaccctccactTCCTGGAGAACTCCTTCTCATCGCGGCCTGGTCTGGCACTCCTCCTTATTGACAGCATCTCTGCTTTCTATTGGCTGGATCGCTGCGAGGGCGGGGCCAGCTTTGCCAAGCAGGAGGACAAGCTCAGCAAATGTTCCGAGCTGCTGGGCCGACTGCTCAGGTGGATATCCATCAATGAAGGTTCCTGGTCCATTAGAGGGTTCTAGTGGTGCAATAGGTGGATTCGTAATTTTGTAATTTGTAATGGTTCATAAGGAGGTTCTTGCGACCCCTGAGGAGGTTTTAGTAGCTCTTTAGTTGGATTGAGTGGTGATTAAGGAGGTTCCCGTGGTCCTTAAGGAGGTTCTTCTGGTTTTCTAGTAGAAGACTGTGTGATCCTTCAGTGCAATTGGTCCGTTAGGTGGTTCTCGTGATCCTTAAAGAGGTTCTGGCTGCTCAGTGTGTTCTAGAGATCCTTAAGGGGATTCACATTGTTCATTAAATGCATCTAGTGTACCTAAGGAAGTTCTATGAGTTCAACTATGGGAGGTGCTGAAGATTCTGGTTTTCTCGTAAAAAGTTCCAATGTTCCTTCAGGGGGTTCTAATGGTCCATTACAGGGTAAGTTCTGTGGTTGTGCATGTGCTCACCCAAAACGTTCTACAGGTCCTTTAAGTGTTTGTGGCCGTCATTGGAGAATGAGGAGGTTTGAAATTCCTTTGGTTGGTTGTAGTTGTCCATTAAGTGGGGAGTTCttttttatcaatcaatcaataacatTGTATTAGTATagtctcatattcacaaatcccagtttgtctcatagtctTTCACaaggtgagacgtcctctgttcttctccctcaacaagagtcaaactacTAAGACCTTTAACAGCTGgagaaggtagaaacctcagagacacatgtgaagatccgtctcccaggacggacactagAGCAACAGATGTCCTGTGTcacagaggacatcagaaagatcagagtgtttacagctttgataagaATAAACACTTAGTAGC from Pleuronectes platessa chromosome 10, fPlePla1.1, whole genome shotgun sequence harbors:
- the xrcc2 gene encoding DNA repair protein XRCC2, with product MSESGAQLFARLEARRCLKEIEPRLFPEDGGPDHGEVVELYGTEGTGKTELLYHLLCRCVLPKAAGGLEVDVVFVDTNYSLDMLRLVSIIDSRLNPALSTSSPIAGSDEEALRSCLSRLLVVHCSSSSQLLLTLHFLENSFSSRPGLALLLIDSISAFYWLDRCEGGASFAKQEDKLSKCSELLGRLLRDYRITVLATCHALRRSHRGTSSDSHRPYLCRPWQRLVTHRLLCRRQEAPNNGSAAAGSSEEQGRRQVFTVHCTSRGTRAPRSSSFYVTDGGVEFT